A DNA window from Ahaetulla prasina isolate Xishuangbanna chromosome 7, ASM2864084v1, whole genome shotgun sequence contains the following coding sequences:
- the OPTN gene encoding optineurin isoform X2, with the protein MSKKPLNLPLENGQSEKTEVENGHPNLVPPTLSSSSVEEMVQQMKELITENNELKEAMRQRNQAMKDRFEELSAWKEKLKEEREFYESKFKEARQCLAAKCLENESLHHQLKSLEEKEEKSRTEGEAEGPLKDHQNVDVRRINENAALYVRNKSVDEARKYLEKEELTVSQLLHSLRTETQKREALENKLQELKDKCQQLLSLKKKTNDKGTQTEQEADKKEERSESVGSEVEVLNLQVSALFRELQETHTKLQEAEVIQKKLHEKCQSLEKELPSSVADLDEKQQLLYTIKKLELQVESMQSEIKLEQAKTNDEKAKFHNLQDAYGKLVKDLTEALQTVEELRTKEGQRANQATLDELTHKLDLAEKALAAKQLQIDKMKQTLVKQEEELETVAVLRAQVEVYCSDFHAERAAREKIHEEKEQLATQLAYFVAENQERGDLGRCSLAEMQTRHGTRLPSDQGAEDQNQQQQPRDIPIHSCPKCGIILPDIDTLQIHVMDCII; encoded by the exons ATGTCCAAGAAGCCTTTAAACCTCCCTCTCGAAAATGGGCAGTCGGAGAAGACCGAAGTGGAGAATGGACACCCCAACCTGGTACCACCCACCCTCAGCAGCTCGAGCGTGGAAGAGATGGTTCAGCAGATGAAAGAACTTATCACGGAGAACAATGAACTTAAAG AAGCCATGAGGCAGCGGAACCAAGCCATGAAGGATCGTTTTGAGGAGCTGTCTGCTTGGAAGGAGAAGTTGAAAGAAGAGCGGGAATTTTACGAATCGAAATTCAAGGAAGCCCGGCAGTGTTTGGCAGCCAAGTGTCTGGAGAACGAAAGTCTCCACCATCAGCTCAAAagcctggaagaaaaagaagaaaagagcagGACC GAAGGAGAAGCGGAGGGGCCTTTGAAAGACCATCAGAATGTAGACGTGAGAAGAATAAACGAGAACGCGGCTCTGTATGT CCGGAATAAATCTGTGGACGAAGCCAGGAAATACTTGGAAAAAGAAGAATTAACCGTCAGCCAGCTTCTACATTCTCTCAGGACCGAGACTCAGAAGCGCGAAGCCCTGGAAAATAAGTTGCAGGAGCTGAAGGACAAGTGTCAACA GCTGTTGagtttgaaaaagaaaacaaatgacaAAGGCACTCAAACAGAACAAGAAGccgacaagaaagaagagagaagtgaAAGT GTGGGCAGCGAAGTGGAGGTGCTGAACCTGCAGGTCTCTGCCCTCTTCAGAGAGCTCCAGGAGACCCACACCAAGTTACAAGAAGCCGAAGTAATTCAGAAAAAGCTGCACGAAAA GTGTCAGAGTCTTGAAAAGGAACTCCCTTCCAGTGTTGCagacttggatgagaagcaacaaTTGTTGTACACCATTAAGAAACTGGAGTTGCAGGTGGAGAGCATGCAGTCAGAAATTAAGCTGGAACAGGCTAAAACCAACGATGAGAA AGCCAAATTTCATAACCTCCAGGATGCCTATGGCAAGCTGGTCAAGGACCTGACCGAGGCTTTGCAAACGGTTGAAGAATTAAGAACCAAAGAG GGGCAAAGGGCCAACCAGGCGACATTAGACGAATTAACTCACAAACTGGATCTTGCCGAAAAGGCGCTGGCTGCCAAACAGTTGCAGATCGACAAAATGAAGCAAACGCTTGTGAAGCAAGAAGAAGAGCTTGAGACGGTGGCTGTCCTGCGAGCTCAG GTGGAGGTCTACTGCTCCGATTTCCACGCAGAAAGAGCGGCAAGAGAGAAGATCCATGAGGAAAAAGAACAACTAGCCACACAGTTGGCGTACTTCGTGGCTGAAAATCAAGAACGTGGAGATCTTGGCAG GTGCTCCTTGGCAGAAATGCAAACCCGGCACGGAACCAGGCTGCCATCAGATCAAG GAGCTGAAGACCAGAATCAGCAACAGCAGCCAAGAGATATTCCTATACATTCTTGTCCAAAATGTGGTATAATTCTTCCGGATATAGATACGCTTCAAATTCATGTTATGGACTGTATCATCTAA
- the OPTN gene encoding optineurin isoform X1, with the protein MSKKPLNLPLENGQSEKTEVENGHPNLVPPTLSSSSVEEMVQQMKELITENNELKEAMRQRNQAMKDRFEELSAWKEKLKEEREFYESKFKEARQCLAAKCLENESLHHQLKSLEEKEEKSRTENLGPRKEVTQEVEQLKAQVAKLQAEKADLVAIISELQLKLNAATAEDSFVEIRMHEGEAEGPLKDHQNVDVRRINENAALYVRNKSVDEARKYLEKEELTVSQLLHSLRTETQKREALENKLQELKDKCQQLLSLKKKTNDKGTQTEQEADKKEERSESVGSEVEVLNLQVSALFRELQETHTKLQEAEVIQKKLHEKCQSLEKELPSSVADLDEKQQLLYTIKKLELQVESMQSEIKLEQAKTNDEKAKFHNLQDAYGKLVKDLTEALQTVEELRTKEGQRANQATLDELTHKLDLAEKALAAKQLQIDKMKQTLVKQEEELETVAVLRAQVEVYCSDFHAERAAREKIHEEKEQLATQLAYFVAENQERGDLGRCSLAEMQTRHGTRLPSDQGAEDQNQQQQPRDIPIHSCPKCGIILPDIDTLQIHVMDCII; encoded by the exons ATGTCCAAGAAGCCTTTAAACCTCCCTCTCGAAAATGGGCAGTCGGAGAAGACCGAAGTGGAGAATGGACACCCCAACCTGGTACCACCCACCCTCAGCAGCTCGAGCGTGGAAGAGATGGTTCAGCAGATGAAAGAACTTATCACGGAGAACAATGAACTTAAAG AAGCCATGAGGCAGCGGAACCAAGCCATGAAGGATCGTTTTGAGGAGCTGTCTGCTTGGAAGGAGAAGTTGAAAGAAGAGCGGGAATTTTACGAATCGAAATTCAAGGAAGCCCGGCAGTGTTTGGCAGCCAAGTGTCTGGAGAACGAAAGTCTCCACCATCAGCTCAAAagcctggaagaaaaagaagaaaagagcagGACC GAAAATCTCGGTCCGAGGAAGGAGGTGACCCAAGAAGTGGAACAACTGAAGGCCCAGGTGGCCAAACTGCAGGCCGAAAAGGCGGATCTGGTAGCCATCATCTCAGAGCTGCAGCTGAAGCTCAATGCGGCCACAGCCGAAGACTCCTTCGTCGAGATCAGAATGCAT GAAGGAGAAGCGGAGGGGCCTTTGAAAGACCATCAGAATGTAGACGTGAGAAGAATAAACGAGAACGCGGCTCTGTATGT CCGGAATAAATCTGTGGACGAAGCCAGGAAATACTTGGAAAAAGAAGAATTAACCGTCAGCCAGCTTCTACATTCTCTCAGGACCGAGACTCAGAAGCGCGAAGCCCTGGAAAATAAGTTGCAGGAGCTGAAGGACAAGTGTCAACA GCTGTTGagtttgaaaaagaaaacaaatgacaAAGGCACTCAAACAGAACAAGAAGccgacaagaaagaagagagaagtgaAAGT GTGGGCAGCGAAGTGGAGGTGCTGAACCTGCAGGTCTCTGCCCTCTTCAGAGAGCTCCAGGAGACCCACACCAAGTTACAAGAAGCCGAAGTAATTCAGAAAAAGCTGCACGAAAA GTGTCAGAGTCTTGAAAAGGAACTCCCTTCCAGTGTTGCagacttggatgagaagcaacaaTTGTTGTACACCATTAAGAAACTGGAGTTGCAGGTGGAGAGCATGCAGTCAGAAATTAAGCTGGAACAGGCTAAAACCAACGATGAGAA AGCCAAATTTCATAACCTCCAGGATGCCTATGGCAAGCTGGTCAAGGACCTGACCGAGGCTTTGCAAACGGTTGAAGAATTAAGAACCAAAGAG GGGCAAAGGGCCAACCAGGCGACATTAGACGAATTAACTCACAAACTGGATCTTGCCGAAAAGGCGCTGGCTGCCAAACAGTTGCAGATCGACAAAATGAAGCAAACGCTTGTGAAGCAAGAAGAAGAGCTTGAGACGGTGGCTGTCCTGCGAGCTCAG GTGGAGGTCTACTGCTCCGATTTCCACGCAGAAAGAGCGGCAAGAGAGAAGATCCATGAGGAAAAAGAACAACTAGCCACACAGTTGGCGTACTTCGTGGCTGAAAATCAAGAACGTGGAGATCTTGGCAG GTGCTCCTTGGCAGAAATGCAAACCCGGCACGGAACCAGGCTGCCATCAGATCAAG GAGCTGAAGACCAGAATCAGCAACAGCAGCCAAGAGATATTCCTATACATTCTTGTCCAAAATGTGGTATAATTCTTCCGGATATAGATACGCTTCAAATTCATGTTATGGACTGTATCATCTAA